The following are from one region of the Cytobacillus firmus genome:
- a CDS encoding spore germination protein, with product MKKIQPKIADQIREWFKNASDVVIKEKIYPEKQGTLSLVFLYCSNLVDIKYMNDVIFPALKNVILESGKLNKHDLFNELEVTQLEEQDHTKTEIEQKVFSGELLIINSENNDIFFLSVSNIPKRSPEESNIETSIRGPRDGFVESISDNMALIRQRLKSSSLKSIEYSIGEVSRTKMTLLYMDNKINSDVLEETKKRLDAIKLDMVASTVEIEELLYDKTFSLFPLMDNSGRPDFAVYALTQGKFVILVDGNPTCLVGPITFNHLLFSPEDLHDSFFYISVIKILRLGAFLTTIFLPGFYISLITFQLDQIPYPLIATVSVSRIGLPLSAPVETFLMLVLFELFKEAGVRLPKAVGQTVAVLGGLFIGDAAIRAGLTSPSCLVIIAITVISGYTLINQNISGNIVILRYFVLLISSIFGIYGFFISMFLIATSVVSLESFGQPYISYLIKPNLAHRMKSAIRQPFQLLNRKNRTHNLFGNESQKE from the coding sequence ATGAAAAAAATTCAGCCTAAAATAGCGGATCAAATAAGAGAATGGTTCAAAAATGCATCAGATGTTGTGATTAAGGAAAAAATCTATCCGGAAAAACAAGGTACGCTATCCCTTGTTTTTCTGTACTGTTCCAATTTAGTGGATATTAAATATATGAACGATGTGATATTCCCTGCGTTAAAAAATGTCATCTTAGAGAGCGGAAAGCTGAACAAACATGACTTATTTAATGAACTAGAGGTAACTCAGCTGGAGGAGCAGGATCATACTAAAACAGAGATAGAGCAGAAGGTTTTTTCTGGTGAACTTCTGATCATTAATTCGGAGAATAATGATATCTTCTTTTTATCTGTCTCCAATATTCCCAAAAGAAGTCCTGAGGAATCCAATATTGAAACTTCGATAAGAGGGCCAAGAGATGGATTCGTAGAAAGCATTTCAGATAATATGGCATTAATCCGGCAAAGGCTGAAATCATCCTCACTAAAAAGCATTGAGTATTCGATCGGCGAAGTCAGCAGGACAAAAATGACCTTACTCTATATGGATAATAAAATAAACTCCGATGTGCTTGAAGAAACAAAAAAAAGGCTGGATGCCATTAAGCTTGACATGGTGGCAAGCACGGTCGAAATTGAAGAATTATTGTATGATAAAACATTCTCCCTGTTTCCCTTAATGGACAACTCCGGCAGACCTGATTTTGCAGTTTATGCTTTAACGCAAGGGAAGTTTGTCATTTTAGTGGATGGAAATCCGACCTGTCTGGTTGGCCCCATCACGTTTAATCATTTGCTGTTTTCTCCTGAAGATCTTCACGACAGTTTTTTTTATATAAGCGTAATAAAGATTCTAAGGCTGGGGGCTTTCTTAACTACGATATTTTTACCTGGTTTTTATATTTCATTAATTACTTTTCAGCTGGATCAAATTCCTTACCCTCTCATTGCAACAGTTTCTGTATCCAGAATAGGGCTGCCTTTGTCGGCCCCTGTTGAAACTTTTTTAATGCTTGTTTTATTTGAGTTATTTAAAGAAGCTGGAGTGCGTCTTCCAAAAGCAGTGGGACAGACTGTAGCTGTGCTGGGCGGATTATTTATTGGGGATGCAGCTATTCGGGCGGGATTGACTTCTCCTTCCTGTTTGGTCATTATCGCCATAACCGTCATTTCCGGCTATACGCTTATCAATCAAAACATTTCAGGCAATATCGTGATCCTCCGGTATTTTGTTTTGCTCATCTCGTCCATTTTTGGCATATATGGCTTCTTTATTTCCATGTTTCTTATCGCGACTTCGGTTGTTTCCCTGGAGAGCTTTGGTCAGCCCTATATCTCATACCTGATCAAACCTAATTTAGCACATCGAATGAAGTCTGCCATCAGACAGCCTTTTCAACTTCTGAACAGAAAAAATCGGACCCATAATCTCTTCGGTAATGAAAGTCAAAAGGAGTAA
- a CDS encoding GerAB/ArcD/ProY family transporter: MNQKVIQSLHIYILQIISTGFLVHVLILPILLSTAKRDSWLSVLFSIGPMILWCLIIFYIYKKMDRQNDLITLLKRKGLPSWIYSIIALLFGLYFLFSAFITLKFTFFWAKGNYAFEVPNLIIVFLFSLVCFYASVKGIRTISAIALIVIPIVSFFGFFVAAGNIPNKNYELLFPLYENGVEGLFKGIFYSCSGLFDITAILFLTPYLKDKLKIKWIVLVGVILALLTFGPLIGAISEFGVEEAAKMRNPAYEQWRLLRIGNQFTRLDFLSIFQWLSGAFVRISLTLFIANKLLSFKMKSRWLLPILYLLLLASASVNWDSTSFYYFLQHYFFPYSLIFQVCALLFVLIPIKLSGDKHEKNSA, encoded by the coding sequence ATGAATCAAAAGGTAATTCAATCTTTGCACATATATATTCTGCAAATCATTTCTACAGGATTTCTGGTGCATGTGCTCATTCTTCCAATCCTGCTTTCAACAGCGAAACGGGATTCCTGGTTAAGTGTTCTTTTTAGTATAGGGCCTATGATTCTCTGGTGCCTGATTATTTTCTATATCTATAAAAAAATGGACCGTCAAAATGACCTGATCACTTTATTGAAAAGAAAAGGGCTGCCTTCCTGGATTTATTCCATTATTGCTTTATTGTTTGGACTATATTTTCTTTTTTCAGCTTTTATCACCCTCAAATTCACGTTTTTTTGGGCGAAAGGTAATTACGCTTTTGAAGTCCCGAATTTAATTATTGTCTTTCTTTTCTCCCTTGTTTGTTTTTATGCATCTGTCAAAGGAATCAGGACGATTAGCGCCATAGCTTTGATTGTCATTCCGATTGTTTCATTCTTTGGCTTTTTTGTAGCAGCCGGGAATATTCCAAACAAGAATTACGAATTGCTGTTTCCCCTATATGAAAATGGCGTTGAAGGTTTATTTAAAGGAATATTCTATTCATGTTCAGGACTGTTTGACATCACTGCTATTTTATTTTTGACCCCATATCTGAAAGACAAACTCAAAATAAAGTGGATTGTATTGGTTGGTGTCATACTTGCCCTGTTAACTTTTGGTCCATTAATAGGAGCCATCTCAGAATTTGGCGTAGAGGAAGCGGCTAAAATGAGGAATCCGGCGTACGAACAATGGAGGCTTCTGCGAATTGGAAACCAATTTACACGTCTGGATTTCCTTTCAATCTTTCAATGGCTATCAGGGGCATTTGTCCGAATAAGCTTGACACTCTTTATAGCAAATAAATTATTATCGTTCAAAATGAAAAGCAGGTGGCTTCTCCCGATTCTTTATCTCCTTTTATTGGCAAGCGCTTCTGTGAATTGGGACTCAACCTCATTCTATTATTTTTTACAGCACTATTTTTTTCCTTATAGCCTAATCTTTCAGGTTTGTGCACTCCTATTTGTCCTCATTCCAATCAAATTAAGTGGTGATAAACATGAAAAAAATTCAGCCTAA